TTAGTTAGTTAAAGGTGACAATCTTTCGTTCAACCTGTTTGTCTATGTTATGCCGCTTTGGGATGAAGTTTTGGGTAGGTTATTGTTATTACTTTTTTGGTGGACGCTGTTATCCAAACagacagcacaaaacacaatgCATTGCAGGCAACAGTCGCTGATACTGATACAGCATGAGTCACGTACGAGCGATTCCTGATAGAGCGCAACAACCGAAATGAAAACGTTACATTGTGTAGCATGTATTCTGTTACAGAAATATGCCATTCAATATGCTATTGTGTGttaaaaatgtgttccatCGAGATAATGAATGCAATAAACCTGGACCATCTTATTTCCCTCGAGCTACAAAAAATGCTTGGGGATATGTTTCCTTGACGTTATCTCCGTACACCTTACACATTATCAAACGATCTGATCATGTTCTAACTGTTCAAacgtttcctttcctttatAGGTATTCTCCTTGCTAATGGCTGGGTTAGCTACGACAGCAATACTGGCATACAACTGTGAGATCGACATGACTGATTCGAAGGAAACGTACGGTCtctatttgttttacttccgCTGTAAGTATTATCTTCCATTTTTATGATCGTACTGTTACACCGATAGCATCACCTCTATTGCGCGCAAAGAGACAAACAGTTTTGCACCCAATTAGCATTACAATCTGTTCCATTTCTTTCTCCCCCCCTCGCGGCAGCCGACGAGTGTGGCCCGGTTGATCTTCGGTATCTTGGCATTAACGTCAACGTTACTATTCCATTCCCGGAAACGACCGATGCCGTTGAGCGTACGTTTGTGTTTGCCATCGTAGCTGCAGCACTGCATGGCGCATTGGCCGTTACGACGGTACTATTGTTCGGTAGGTAACTTTCGATTTTATTAACGAACAAACGATTTCATACGACGTGTTTTACTATCGTTCTCCATCAGGTACGATGTGCGTTTCATGCTTGGGCCGCAGTTGCGTGGTAGTTGGATTCTATCCCTGGATTCTTGCCATGTTCCTTGTGCTAGCGCTGGATGTTACCGGATTCGTAACATATTTGATCGATTTCATCAATGTCATGGTACggtaatggttttgttttcttttttctcgcaATTTTCTCTTTTAACGATTTTTGCCGTTCTCCACTTGGCAGGATCTTGATGGTGTAATAGACCTACTGGAACTGGACGACAACAGTATCGTACGGCAGGTATTGGGGCAGGTGGATGATATCTACTATATCGCACCGTCCCTCTTCATGTGGCTTGCGTTCAGCAAAGCCGTACTGTTTTGGTTTATGTTTCTCGTTTTCCTGGCCGTCATCATCAGTCTCTCGATGACGctgtggaaagaaaacaaaccggCCCCATCGTACAATGAATCGATGCAACCACGGCAGGTGATGCATCCTACTAGCCCACCGGTGGATATGGAAGAACCGCACAACGCTACGGCACGTTACTTCGATCAAGCtccccagcagcagcaacccaCTGTTCATCAACAGCAAGCGCATGAACATTTGCCTCGTATTTATCCACCGATGCCACCGCCAAATCAGCTGCAGTTGCCTCACTCCGATCCGAACGTACGGCGCACGGTGGAACCGTTGAATGATGCGTACGATAATGGTAGCTTCCGGGAGGATAGCTTGCCGTACCTGCCAGCACCGGCACAAGAACCAACCGTACCTATGCCGCTGCACGTGAAGCAAACAGTCGATCCGTACACGGACAAACGTTTCTCGTATTTGCCGGGACAGCCGGCACCATTCTCGTACCTTGCCGGGCCACCATCGGGCAACAGTCCGCGAAGTTCGGTAACGGCACCACCGGAAGTGCGCAATCAACTACCATGGTCGTACTTCCCCGCAACGGACGAGAAGAAAGCGGCCAGCAAACGATTCACATCCACACTGACGGAGGAGAAAGAATTCCCCGGTGAGGAGAAACAACTGCCAACGCTTAAGCCCGGTGCATTTCCGGACGATCGGTCCAGCGTGACAACGGATGAAGGAAGTAAGTGTCTTGTGGAATGTAACATGCCAggtggaaattaattaatgccATCTCACTTTCTTTCTACAGAGTGGAGTGGACCTGAGTACAAATACTAGTCACAATTCGCTTCCATCGCTTTACATGGATTAAGTATTTACCGCCATGGGGCTCACAGAGGCTAGAATGGGGCCGCTCGCCCTCGGTCAGCTGCTAGCTGGctgttatttttgtaaatatctCTATT
The DNA window shown above is from Anopheles funestus chromosome 3RL, idAnoFuneDA-416_04, whole genome shotgun sequence and carries:
- the LOC125769386 gene encoding uncharacterized protein LOC125769386 produces the protein MGFSCTLCGLGPRMTVFVIGTITLVFSLLMAGLATTAILAYNCEIDMTDSKETYGLYLFYFRSDECGPVDLRYLGINVNVTIPFPETTDAVERTFVFAIVAAALHGALAVTTVLLFGTMCVSCLGRSCVVVGFYPWILAMFLVLALDVTGFVTYLIDFINVMDLDGVIDLLELDDNSIVRQVLGQVDDIYYIAPSLFMWLAFSKAVLFWFMFLVFLAVIISLSMTLWKENKPAPSYNESMQPRQVMHPTSPPVDMEEPHNATARYFDQAPQQQQPTVHQQQAHEHLPRIYPPMPPPNQLQLPHSDPNVRRTVEPLNDAYDNGSFREDSLPYLPAPAQEPTVPMPLHVKQTVDPYTDKRFSYLPGQPAPFSYLAGPPSGNSPRSSVTAPPEVRNQLPWSYFPATDEKKAASKRFTSTLTEEKEFPGEEKQLPTLKPGAFPDDRSSVTTDEGKWSGPEYKY